Proteins from a genomic interval of Oceanispirochaeta crateris:
- a CDS encoding metal-sensitive transcriptional regulator — MSKVKEIRKAHHPYETKQAMVSRMNRIEGQIRGITRMIDEDVYCDDILHQFMSVESAIAGVKKTLLEAHMKGCIVHQIQDGRIEAVDELLGTIGKMLK, encoded by the coding sequence ATGTCAAAAGTCAAAGAGATCCGTAAGGCTCATCATCCATATGAAACCAAACAAGCTATGGTAAGCCGTATGAACAGGATCGAAGGACAGATAAGAGGAATTACACGGATGATCGATGAAGATGTGTACTGTGATGACATCCTCCACCAGTTCATGAGTGTGGAATCGGCCATTGCGGGTGTTAAAAAGACCCTGCTGGAGGCCCATATGAAGGGGTGCATTGTCCATCAGATTCAAGATGGCAGGATTGAAGCGGTAGATGAGCTTCTGGGCACCATCGGAAAAATGCTGAAATAA